One Plasmodium yoelii strain 17X genome assembly, chromosome: 5 genomic window, TCaaatgattaatatatgtattaaaattAGCGTTAAACGTTTTTTTGTAACTTTTTAGTTTTAGTTGATATCCTttagtatatatatcatatttattttcaatttttttatacatctccatatttttattaattaatttttttaaattatcacaTTTGTATTTATAGCATTCTATTATATCCTTTTCTTGCATATTTTCAACAAAtgtataaacattttttgaagGGAAAAACATaactttttcatttatatcagCCCAAGGATTTTTATCTCCCTCATCAATTTCAGTTTCATTATTTGTTCCATTtgaattttcattttgttcattttcttttaacgTAGTATTAGGATTTACTGCATTATTAACAAATTGGATAAACGAATACCCATTTTTAATTCCAAgattcttatttttttcgatttcTGCATTGATAGAGTTTCGAGCTAGCTGTATATAGGAATCTTCTATATCGTCAGAATTTGACATCATACTTTGGACAGGCTCAGCTCCTTTAATGggataattaaacatatcattttttatcaaagataataattctttttgtattaatttttcttcttcatttatatttatatttggtacattgaaaatatttattttttgtaagaAATATGGTCGTGGTAAATTCCATtgaataactttattttgtttattaaatttatcttgttctttttttatttcttccattttttttcttttttcagcTTCTTGTGCATCTTCTTCTAATTCCAAACCCATTTCTCCATCATCATTTGGAATATTATCTTTCTCTGGTATTTGTAGTTCGATAACATTTGTTTCTTTTGGCAAATTTGCTAAAGACGATTTTATAAGCAATTTAGCTCTATCTACCCTTTCCTCATAATTATCATCATCTTCATCAATCATATCTTCATTTACTAATGCACTAGGATTAATCATCGagttatcatttttaaaaccTTTATAGGATATAATAGATTGTGCATATacacttatattttttctaaaactTTTTATATCactaataattttatttttggcGGATATTCTTTGATTTTCTgctatattttcttcatttttaattttatttttattattttcaatttcttcttttattttttttgaacgTTCTCTAATATCATCAAAggcattattatcatcatcatcaaaTATGTTTCCTTCTTCTATagtttcatcatttttagaataacttttattattttgtccTTTTTTTTGAGAATCTTTTGTGAATTCTTCATTTCTATACAAGATGGGCATATTCATATTGTTCGATATTATACTTTGAGCCGCTTGTTGTATACTATGATCTAAGACGCTTGAGAATTTTATTGACTTATTGTTATCATTGTAAAAATTTGTTCCTATAGATGATAACATATCTCCTTGATTTAATACAAATGGTGTACTGGCGATACTaggtaatatattatttataggaCCGTTTGCCagattattatcattataatcCTTTATTATTTGATTAAAAGATGTTGCTTCTTTAttaatttgaataatttcatctaattcattttcatttaaaacAGGTTCAGGCAAATTTAATCGAACCCGTTTTCTTAGATGACTTAATTCGTTAAATtgtttatcataattttcgATAGCATTTAAAAGGTCATGCTCttcgtttttattttttttacctcttttattttgtttattatcaTCTTGACCCAAATcagttaatttatttatattttctacttCCATCGATTTTATGCTtcttattttgttattattgtcACCAGATATGCTTTGGTCGTTATTATTTCTGTATTGAGATTGGTCTtcaatattttgttcattttctACATTGTAAAAACCTTTTAATGGTTTTCtttcaaataaaatttcattaatatgatcgattttatttttatcattttttttataatgattATTTGAAACAATACCAGCTGCTTTTagttctctttttttttgtaataatgCTAATCTTCTTGCTTGTTCTAATTGTTTTTCTCTGGCTTTTCTTTTAGCTTTTTTCCCTTTAGTATTTGCTAATCTAGCTTTAGCTTCTGCTAacatttctttttcttcatcatcCATATCAACAGGATCAGCACGAGCAGGCCGAGTTTCAGGAGCAGGGTCAATTTCACCTGGTCTCAAATGCCTaggatttttatttttatcataaactTTTCCTTCAGCTTCAtctaataaatattcataatgTTCTAAACATTGCTGTGCTGTTCTCCCAACTATAGGGGCAATAGTTCTCCATTGAGTTGGAAATAATTTCGCTAgatgtaataatttttcttcttcttctttgCTCCATTCCGTTTTCTTAACAGATGGGTCCAACCATTCATACCAACGTGCTTTACATTGCTTTGCTGATTTTCGAACAAGTAAGGAAGCAACACGAGACCAATTATTTAATCCATATTTCATAACAGCTGCTTTCAGAACTTCATCTTCGCAGTTTTTCCAAATTCCTCCCTTAATTTGAATCCtcatttttgttatttcttGGTATTAACTAATTATACAGTACAAATATGTGTAGTTTTTTTATGAATGTCTTTCGAATTGACACtcaatttttttcttagTTTTTTTCCTTAgcctttttaattttgttaattaaaATTGCTTCCACGCATTATGTTAGAAGTATTTCATAAACATAATCGTTAGATATTATTTATTCGAATTGAGGGGATTATTCCCGTGCTtttgttaaaattattatttttttttcttttggtATAACcaactaaaaaataaaaattacttcAATTATAAACTTTTTTCTCCTGTCTCCATTgatgtattatttattatagtGGTATTCGCACAACTATTGTTgttattattgaaaaattgacaaaaaataatatcccCCAAGTAagttatatacatatatataatatacaattgatcataacatttaaaaacatgTGATAATTGTAAATATGCATTTTCttgatgataatatattttttcgtgtaaataattatatatgatatttatttatgtatatattaatataaattaggGGGTAAATGAATCTAAATcgatttcatatatatataaataaggTTATAATGCAAATATAGATAAACTTTTAAAACAAAtcgatatattaaaataaacaaaaaatgtatgAGGAATAGTGATAAActatatattgtttattttaatatggatatatatagctacatatttttgtaaaataaattatatgcatataataaaatataggtATTAATACATACGTGCATAATATCATcccaattatatataaatactttGCATTTAATATGGTAATTTCtcgtatatttataaaaaaatatatatttaatttttattaacaaaaatttacatttttttagcttttcatcatagatataaaaaaaaagttgaaaaaaaaacaaatactttaaattaaagaattattattttttgtcatTATAGGAAGTACCatttatttgattatttccttttcgattttttcatttttaatctATGATAtgtatattgtatatataaatatatatatttgattatttattttttctatgtatattatttgattttatttttaatataataaatttgtattGAATGGCTATATGGGGTCACTGAAGTATTATGAAATATAACCCACATTTAAGTTGCATATGTATAAtgcttatttatatacatattgtTTAGAAgcattaattatatttatgctAGCATTAAATGATATAGAATGAGATAACCTGAGAAACAAATTTgaataatatcaaaaatataaaatagaaattcgtaaataataaataaatatatatatataaatatatatataaacatatatatataaggaTTGTCAGTATATATAggcatatatatgtatatatgcacGAATAATGCCTCGATATTAACCCttgttatataattttttttttttgtgggGGGAATAAATGATGTACGAAGATTTTAATACGCTGCCATTGATAAAATCAATTAGAGAAGACTCCATTGAAAATGTACACAAATTTTTAGAAGAGAATTATAAAGAATATGAAGCAGATGAAAATGGAGAgtttaaaaagaaaattgaGATAATAGACAAACAAACACAATCAACACCATTATTTTATGTAACAGCAAGAAAAAATGACGAAGAATCAGTAAAGATATGTCAATTATTAATTGAAAAATTTGGTATATGCAATCCTGTATCAAAAGATTTGATGAAACAAACCTGTTTATTTTATGCAGCAAGGGAAGGGCATCTTCAATTATGTAAGTATTTAATTGAAAAAGGTTGTAACCCTAATGATGCAGATAATTTTGGTCAAACATGCTTATTTTATGCATCGAGAGAAGGAAAAACTGAATGTGTtgatattataattaaaaaaggagGAAATCCAAATTTATTAgatttaaataaacaaacaTGCTTATTTTATGCATGTAGAGATGGTAGATATGATACAGTTAAATGTTTACTCGAAAATGGAGTTAACCCTTCAATAAAAGATGCACAAAGAAGAACAGCTTTAACTTTTGCTAAAGGGAATggtcataataatattattaatcttCTAAAAAATGCTGGTACTTTAGCGAAATCTGGAAGTGTCGTACATACACAGCCCAAAAATGCAAGTAAGTTATAgaaggaaaaataaaataaaaaataatttactaattttatatgtttataaTCCCCCATATTATTGCATTCCCATTAGTATTAtgatgtatttatattttagtgttttcattttttatgcaCTTATTAATGGTTAATAttgtaattaattttattgtcTCTGAGCGATGAAAAAAATGCGAATATCTCGTCTGTTTATCATATTATCATTCATGGATGAATTAATACTTCCATTTATTttgctcatttttttttgcagaATTGAATGCAACCCAATCTTTGGGCTCTGTAAAAAGTGAATCCAATGCCAACGTGAGTTCCAATGTGGACCCTACTAGCAGTGGTAACgaaagaagaaataaaaataaaataaaataaaatataataaaaataaaataaagtataataaaatataatataatataatataataaaataaaaataaaaggcaTTCCATATATACACATCAACTCCCCCCTTTTGAACTTACTAGGTGACACACAAAGAAAGAAATACAAATTGCAATATCAGCCCTTAGAGGAGGACCCTGAATTATGGTTAGATGCCcctttaataaaaataaaagaattcGAACGTAAATTTCCAGATTTAGCCTTATGGCCGAAAAATGGggatgtaataaaaaatgaaaatagtaATTTAAATGACCCATTTAACAAACAATGGTATTCATTAGCTAACCAAATAATTCAGTCATTAAGTAAATATGAAGGTGGTCATATATTTGAAAGATTAGTGGATactaaaaaacaaaattgtCCTGATTATTATGATGTTATTAAAAATCCCATGTCATTTAGTTGCATAAAagcaaaattaaaaaaaggcCAATATTCATCCCCTCAAGAATTTATAAATGATGTACAGttagttttttataattgttCTGTATATAATACGCCTGGTACTATTGTAGCAATTACAGGAAAAAATATTGAGGCATATTTTAATAACCAATTAATTGTTACTGGATTTAACAATTTTGTtcaaaaagagaaaaatattaatgagCATTTACAAAAAGTcgaagaagaaaatgaacgATGGGCCGAAGAACATCCAAATGTtgtaaaagaagaaaatagtgaaaataataatgagtTAAATCAATTGAATAATGAAATGAATAATGAAATGaataatgaacaaaatagtgagataaataatgaagaataaataaaataacaacaCTATGAGgggatatattattaaagaaTAAATCGAAcaattattatgtaatagcaatatattttaatatacaattgttttctttatttatattttatattgaaGTAATTGTGTTATTATATCCATATTAATTCATGTGTATATatcacatatataatattgtgtGTATTgtgaacattttttattattttgaaaattcaTATTATCAGAGTACTTTGGGAATTATTTCAACATTgactatttaaaaaaaaaaaaagtatatttgtaataaatatttacatttttgaAGATATACATATTGCATATagttatatgtataatattttattaattttgtttttattattactgtATTTGTGTGTATGTTGTTTTTGATAATTTAAGTAAAtaaacttatttttattgatatttaaaaataaataagtatttaaATGGATACGCAAATAAGTGAACGAATAATGGGTAAAcgggataaaaaaaaataaaaataagtgtAGGGAcattaaacaaatttaatagaACTAATAGACATgcaacatttttttatattttataaaatattgtaaaCTGTattaaaatagaaaaatatagagCCATTCgaaaatatgtatttttcCTTGATAATATGTGTGCATAATTAGAAAgggtattttttttttttctgttttaATATTCTCAACTTCTTAAAGTTCTAAGCttaatttgttaatttttttattttaccaCATTGGCATTTTCGTatcaatttatattttatttgtttttttctttgtCGTACAAGTGTATAAACCATGAAAAGTGTGTATCACCATTTTgccattatattttttctgaaATTGTTTTTATGCAATTGCATATTAGCTATACCCCAAAAAACTCTTGGTAAAGGTTTATTTTCTTTAGGGTTAaacgaattaaaaaataatgtagacaataattctttaaatatattaggagaattaaaaaattccaaaccttttataaataaatcttttatacaaataaatgaaaaaaaagacaatgttttgttattaaaattgtataaacAAAACATAGCTTCTGATAAATTGTCTACTTATTATGGTAAGATAGCAATAGGTGATAATTCAGAAAACATATTTAATGTTTTATTTGATACAGGTTCAACTGAATTTTGGGTACCTTTTAAAACTTgtaaatttacaaaaaataatatccataataaatatgaacgTACCCAATcgtttaaatataaatatgacaATAAAGGGTTACCAAGTGTATTGGAGATAAATTACCTCAGTGGAAAGTTAGTAGGATTTGATGGTATCCCTACTGTATATCTTTtagataatatattataatttgtttttagGCTGTATTACTAACTAATCAAATGGTCATGTTAATATTATTCATAAATGTGAAAATCATCAcgtgaaaataattatatagattgtttcaaaataaaatattctcCAATATTCGTCTCaagtttttatatatctatatcaCTTCTCtctacatataatatatgatttcATATTGGTTAATTATTTTAGGCTATGATACGGTTTACCTAGGCCCTGGCTTTGCCATTCCCCATACGAATATAGCATTTGCCGTATGAAAAATAAGCACTAtgcttataaaaataaataaaaatgcaataaaataatagtaaaacATTTAATCATCTGAACATGCgaaataaaaatcatttattgGTTATAGACAAGCATAGATATACCTGTTTTGGAAAAATTCAAATGGGTAAATATATTTGGGGGCATATATACACTGTAATCTATTCCATTAGTTCATTTTcattcaattttatttatatactacATTAGTGTTTactcatttattattttttttaattaattagGATGGGATAATAGGACTTGGATTCGAAAATGAAGATTCTCAAAAGCGAGGAATAAAACCCTTGTTCgtcttaaaatttttttacattcttcctttcaattttttataattcacatccagttttattttcatttattgtGTAATTTTTAAATGAGGTAGAAAAAATTcgatattttttacaaatatcTTAGTTTAGATCAtttaaaagatgaaaaaatttTAACAGATAAAAATTACAAGAACATGTTTGGTTATTATATAACTAACACAGGTAAAATTAATAGCAaattattctatatatttttatttattataataagttattttttttatttttatgtatctatttttgttttataggAGGGTATATAACACTAGGTGGAATAGATAATCGTTTTAAAAGAAGTCctgatgaaaaaattatgtaaataaaaaatatatttaagcaTTGATTCATTTTAATTACTAAAAAGAATGTTAAACCGAAtgaagatatatatatatacattcatatGCTTATACCTTTTTACGTATTTTGGCGGATTTTCCATTTATGCTAGTTGGAGCCCAGTTTCAACAGAAATGGGGTTTTGGACAAGTTTGTATAAAAGAAAGTTCAGACGACATTATTAGTTTGCTATCttttcaatatatttatatgcgtgtaaaaataataatattcataACGGATTGTTTTCCACTATTTCTTTTCAAAATAGTTGACATTTTAGGAATACGAAAGGAAAAACAACCATATATGAATGAAAGAAAAGATGAAGTTATTGTAAAATATGAAGGATTTCATGATGGAAGTAATAGATCAATAGTTGATACTGGAACCTTTTTAATATATGCGCCTAAAAAAACAatggaaaattatttaaatgatcTAACAATAAATTCTTGTGAAGATAAACACAAATTaccatatataatttttcaaataaaatcAAAAGAAATTGAATCAATAAAAGGATTGTCTGTTATTGAATTAGTTTTATCTCCTAATGATTATGTCATAGAATATATAGATGAAGTAAATTCAACAAAAGAATGTATCATAGGTATACAATCCGATGAAGACAATATAAATGGTTGGACATTAGGACaagtttttttaaaatcCTATTACACTATTTTTGATAAAGATAATTTACAGATTGGTTTTGTTCGAAATAAGCAAACATTAAATGATGAAACTTATTTAAATGAATCATTTCTAAgggttaataaaaaaagaaataaaaaaaagagttATAATGGACCACTAAAACagtgaaaatattattttacaaaaaaacatatatcgATGTTGCTTGAATGTATAGACAATACTGAATGGAAAAGaacacatattatatatgaataaaatatgttttagttttaaaaatatgatatatttttttaatttagcTAGTTTAGCCtgttttacatttttttttttttttaaaacataaattatACTATGTTTTTAACCCTGTTTGCATACATATTAATCAAACGAAACGATGATCAATTAATTACatttgataaataaaatttttaattaaaataataaaaaaaaatcggtTTTGTCCAAGGTAAACCTATAGATGTAAAAAacgtatatttttaaaaacttaagaaaaaatgataatatatggaataaaaattatattaaaaaaatatttataatattaaaatgttttttGTCTATGAAATGTAGAATAAgctatatgtatatataagagatatatgcatatataataatatataaaataattttgggTATATATGCTTAacaagtgaaaaaaaaacgaaaaatatgtaaataaaaaaaaatattagtttttctaaaaaaaaaaagtaaatataaaagtGGGATAAATCATTTGGTTAAATAATGGatttgtgtgtatatataactattattGTATTGAGAAAACAGATGTTTATATATCATGTTGATCTCATTTTAGCAACCATTTCCTTTATTTGTACCAAGATTTGATattcttttataaataagGAGTATAGATAGGTACACACGGTTATGTgtataaacataaaaatatatacaaaaaaaaaatttttaataatgcaTAATTATTCGGAATTATAGAATTATAGAATTATAgaattatgaatattttataggTTATCCAAATCTATATCTTGAATTTCTTGGTCAGCATATGATAATTCACTAACAGGTGATATATTACCATTCATTTTTGACggatttttatcttttttttgcTGTTCCCATAAATCTTTACTTGCGTATAATTTTACATACTCTGATAGAAGacgaataaaaaatgataatatgtAATGAATCATAGTAATTATATAACAAACTGTTTCCAATACCAAGAATTagcataaaatattttttgtagaaataagtgaaaataaatataatggtctaaaaaaatgatattgtAATACCTTTTACTTTTTCTtcgtaaatatttttatctttcaTAAGTAGGGAAGCAGCATCACTGTTTAAGGGATCAGATGGATTAGGGTAGGTAAGCAATTGGGGTAAAAATACTTCAAACACGTTTACAAGACCTTAGGAgaagaataaatatataatgtgaTACTGATATATGAGATTTAGGAAAATGTACAACCtaaaatatggatatattGGATATGTACACATGTTTATGAAGTTTCTAAAATGTATACTATATAAGGGGGTCCAGGTTTGGTTAATAACATCTAAACATACAGATCCAGATGCTTCATCAACATTAGGATGTAAGAGTTTATTAATAAATCCAATGGAAGGAGATGCAAATGGGTAATCATCTGGCAAAGTTACATGAACTTTCCAAATTCCTCCTTCATAGGCagctattatataaaaggaaataaaaaaatatatatacaaccataagttatataatatggaaattataaaatattaaggaATTTgaactttatttattttattacttcCATTTGGCCCATGAAACATAACATCAAAATCTTGTGTACTTCCATTGTTTAATTCTAAATCGTACCCAGCCATAATactggaaaaaaaaatataaaatgtataaaagtggctatttttgtattagtttttttttatgag contains:
- a CDS encoding bromodomain protein 1, putative, which produces MMYEDFNTLPLIKSIREDSIENVHKFLEENYKEYEADENGEFKKKIEIIDKQTQSTPLFYVTARKNDEESVKICQLLIEKFGICNPVSKDLMKQTCLFYAAREGHLQLCKYLIEKGCNPNDADNFGQTCLFYASREGKTECVDIIIKKGGNPNLLDLNKQTCLFYACRDGRYDTVKCLLENGVNPSIKDAQRRTALTFAKGNGHNNIINLLKNAGTLAKSGSVVHTQPKNAKLNATQSLGSVKSESNANVSSNVDPTSSGDTQRKKYKLQYQPLEEDPELWLDAPLIKIKEFERKFPDLALWPKNGDVIKNENSNLNDPFNKQWYSLANQIIQSLSKYEGGHIFERLVDTKKQNCPDYYDVIKNPMSFSCIKAKLKKGQYSSPQEFINDVQLVFYNCSVYNTPGTIVAITGKNIEAYFNNQLIVTGFNNFVQKEKNINEHLQKVEEENERWAEEHPNVVKEENSENNNELNQLNNEMNNEMNNEQNSEINNEE
- a CDS encoding ubiquitin-conjugating enzyme E2, putative, whose amino-acid sequence is MNHQAALTRKQCDFTKLIMAGYDLELNNGSTQDFDVMFHGPNGTAYEGGIWKVHVTLPDDYPFASPSIGFINKLLHPNVDEASGSVCLDVINQTWTPLYSLVNVFEVFLPQLLTYPNPSDPLNSDAASLLMKDKNIYEEKVKEYVKLYASKDLWEQQKKDKNPSKMNGNISPVSELSYADQEIQDIDLDNL
- a CDS encoding plasmepsin VII, putative is translated as MKSVYHHFAIIFFLKLFLCNCILAIPQKTLGKGLFSLGLNELKNNVDNNSLNILGELKNSKPFINKSFIQINEKKDNVLLLKLYKQNIASDKLSTYYGKIAIGDNSENIFNVLFDTGSTEFWVPFKTCKFTKNNIHNKYERTQSFKYKYDNKGLPSVLEINYLSGKLVGFDGYDTVYLGPGFAIPHTNIAFATSIDIPVLEKFKWDGIIGLGFENEDSQKRGIKPFLDHLKDEKILTDKNYKNMFGYYITNTGGYITLGGIDNRFKRSPDEKIIWSPVSTEMGFWTIDILGIRKEKQPYMNERKDEVIVKYEGFHDGSNRSIVDTGTFLIYAPKKTMENYLNDLTINSCEDKHKLPYIIFQIKSKEIESIKGLSVIELVLSPNDYVIEYIDEVNSTKECIIGIQSDEDNINGWTLGQVFLKSYYTIFDKDNLQIGFVRNKQTLNDETYLNESFLRVNKKRNKKKSYNGPLKQ